In Hyphomicrobium denitrificans 1NES1, one DNA window encodes the following:
- a CDS encoding SDR family oxidoreductase: MPTVLITGTSSGFGLVTTVELAKRGWNVVATMRDLGKRTELDRAVAAANAGKLVRVEQLDVTDPQSIDRAIAAVDLQGRPLDAVVHNAGVAVGGAFEDLTDAQVRRVMDVNYFGVLALTQRLLPALRAQRRGRIVIVSSEAAFAGQPANSPYCASKWAIEGWAESVAYELEPFGIEIVLIEPGAYRTNIWESSPRVLPETSAYWPLLRHLEVTIETYVAKLARDPVEVAKAIANALDAPRPRFRTAVGPAARFLHLARGKLPSRVVRKIFGRFFALNKVRW; encoded by the coding sequence ATGCCAACGGTCCTCATAACCGGGACTTCATCCGGGTTCGGGCTTGTCACGACGGTCGAGCTTGCGAAGCGCGGCTGGAACGTCGTTGCGACAATGCGTGATCTCGGCAAGCGCACGGAGCTCGATCGCGCCGTCGCGGCGGCGAACGCCGGAAAGCTCGTCCGCGTGGAGCAACTGGACGTCACCGATCCGCAATCGATCGACCGGGCAATTGCGGCCGTCGACTTGCAGGGGCGGCCGCTGGATGCGGTCGTACACAACGCGGGCGTTGCGGTGGGCGGTGCATTCGAGGACCTGACAGACGCTCAGGTCCGGCGCGTCATGGACGTCAACTATTTCGGCGTTCTGGCGCTGACGCAGCGACTGCTCCCGGCGCTCAGAGCGCAGCGGCGCGGACGCATCGTCATCGTCTCGAGCGAAGCCGCCTTCGCCGGACAGCCTGCAAATTCGCCCTACTGCGCATCGAAATGGGCCATCGAAGGTTGGGCCGAGTCCGTCGCGTATGAGCTTGAGCCTTTCGGCATCGAAATCGTTCTCATCGAACCCGGCGCCTACCGCACCAATATCTGGGAAAGCTCACCGCGCGTCCTGCCGGAGACGAGCGCTTATTGGCCCCTGCTGCGTCACCTCGAAGTCACCATCGAAACCTACGTCGCGAAGTTGGCGCGAGACCCGGTCGAGGTCGCCAAGGCAATCGCAAATGCGCTGGACGCGCCCCGCCCGCGCTTTCGCACCGCTGTCGGACCGGCCGCGAGATTCTTGCATCTCGCGCGCGGCAAGCTACCGTCGCGCGTCGTGCGCAAGATCTTCGGCCGCTTTTTTGCACTCAACAAAGTGCGGTGGTGA
- a CDS encoding MFS transporter has protein sequence MHRAERLSRGAWAIVGLLWVVATLNYLDRQLVVTMPGPIKGDLQIGDERFGLLSSVFLWIYGVCSPVAGYIADRVGKRPVIIASLLIWSAATLVTGIVTSFEGMLAARAMLGVSEAFYMPAAVALIVEYHRGPTRSRATGLHLSGVYAGSVLGGLGGAFAEMFGWRTGFVAMGAIGVAYALVLMIFFPRTSDKAAPAEIVSAEISTSAPLLSGAFKSLLTTRGFLFLLAMNLLNGAAYWPVRNWLPEFFRSELGVSQAWAGVYGPMAFNGAAFGGMLIASNISDWWSRWNERARALVPAIGFMIAAPCLFAVGAVEYIPVILACVLVAGMSQGFLDANLMPAACTVTDFRHRATAYGLLNFVGTTAGGAMTYVGGMLKEQQVPFATTFQAASLLIFVAGLCLFAVRPARCDATEFHASGSRQSPRLRTS, from the coding sequence ATGCATCGGGCTGAGCGCTTGAGCCGGGGGGCATGGGCGATTGTCGGCCTGCTGTGGGTCGTCGCGACTCTCAACTATCTCGACCGGCAACTCGTCGTGACCATGCCCGGACCGATCAAGGGCGACCTCCAGATCGGCGACGAGCGCTTTGGGCTTCTCTCATCGGTTTTCCTTTGGATCTACGGCGTGTGCTCGCCGGTCGCGGGCTATATTGCCGATCGCGTCGGCAAGCGCCCCGTCATCATCGCAAGTCTCCTGATCTGGTCTGCAGCGACGCTGGTCACCGGTATCGTGACGTCGTTCGAAGGTATGCTCGCGGCCCGCGCGATGCTCGGAGTCAGCGAAGCGTTCTACATGCCGGCGGCGGTCGCTTTGATCGTTGAATACCACCGGGGACCGACGCGCAGCCGTGCCACGGGCCTGCACCTGAGCGGCGTTTATGCCGGCTCCGTTCTGGGCGGTCTCGGCGGCGCTTTCGCTGAGATGTTCGGTTGGCGAACCGGATTTGTCGCGATGGGCGCCATCGGCGTCGCCTACGCTCTCGTGCTGATGATTTTCTTTCCGCGCACTTCAGACAAAGCTGCGCCGGCCGAGATCGTTTCTGCAGAGATCTCAACATCCGCGCCCCTGCTGTCCGGAGCTTTCAAATCGCTGCTGACGACACGGGGCTTCCTGTTCCTCCTCGCAATGAATCTGCTGAACGGAGCCGCATATTGGCCGGTCCGGAACTGGCTGCCGGAGTTCTTCCGCTCCGAGCTTGGCGTCAGTCAGGCATGGGCCGGCGTTTACGGCCCGATGGCCTTCAATGGCGCCGCATTCGGCGGCATGCTGATCGCGAGCAATATTTCCGACTGGTGGTCCCGTTGGAATGAACGTGCCCGTGCGCTCGTTCCCGCGATCGGTTTCATGATTGCAGCGCCGTGTCTGTTTGCTGTCGGCGCAGTCGAATACATTCCAGTCATTCTAGCATGCGTGCTTGTTGCCGGCATGTCGCAAGGATTCCTCGACGCAAACCTGATGCCGGCTGCATGCACGGTGACGGACTTTCGTCACCGTGCAACCGCCTATGGATTGCTGAACTTCGTAGGCACAACGGCGGGCGGCGCGATGACGTACGTCGGCGGCATGTTGAAAGAACAGCAGGTGCCGTTCGCGACGACGTTCCAAGCGGCGAGCTTGCTGATCTTCGTCGCCGGTCTCTGCCTCTTCGCCGTCAGACCGGCGCGCTGTGACGCGACAGAGTTCCATGCCTCGGGCTCGCGTCAATCCCCGCGCCTCCGAACGAGCTAA
- a CDS encoding energy transducer TonB family protein produces MDQTADLTTAGFARWSGSNKRERNFWIALACAAVLHASLFVGAIASKPKRLGDPSGADNAISVSLVTEADLESRATVAEEPQPPPGPPPQPAQQPQPEQPPPTPQAKQEQPQPPEPEPPKPQDQQTKSEPAPQPDDAKPADKPEQKVAKEEDPKALDDAPDLLSLQDENPANMKSEDKPEPKPKTETTKSAAKSAPKKSQKKMASLDLSTPKNLMQPSFGGGRSAGLQRPPGITRSGLNDAFARGVIRALQQTMPQLMDVTGRVTIRILLSESGNVVEVRLLSGAKNSSLNQDVVFAAQQTSYPIPPAGSNLADRTFLVTYIYD; encoded by the coding sequence ATGGATCAGACTGCTGATCTCACAACCGCCGGTTTTGCGCGGTGGAGCGGGAGCAACAAACGTGAACGCAATTTCTGGATTGCGTTGGCGTGCGCAGCCGTGCTTCACGCGTCGCTTTTTGTAGGTGCTATCGCGAGCAAGCCTAAGCGGCTTGGCGATCCGAGCGGCGCCGATAATGCCATCAGCGTATCTCTCGTAACGGAAGCCGATCTGGAGAGCAGGGCGACAGTCGCGGAGGAACCGCAACCGCCGCCTGGTCCGCCGCCGCAACCAGCCCAACAGCCGCAACCCGAGCAACCGCCTCCAACGCCCCAGGCGAAACAGGAACAGCCTCAGCCGCCTGAGCCGGAGCCTCCGAAGCCCCAGGACCAGCAGACGAAGTCTGAGCCTGCTCCGCAGCCCGACGATGCCAAGCCCGCTGACAAGCCGGAGCAGAAGGTCGCCAAGGAAGAGGATCCGAAGGCGCTAGATGACGCCCCCGATCTCCTGTCCTTGCAGGACGAAAACCCTGCGAACATGAAGAGCGAGGATAAGCCGGAGCCCAAGCCCAAGACCGAGACGACCAAGTCCGCGGCTAAGTCAGCACCGAAGAAGTCGCAGAAGAAGATGGCGTCGCTTGACCTGTCGACGCCGAAAAATCTGATGCAGCCGTCATTCGGTGGCGGCCGTTCTGCCGGATTACAGCGTCCGCCCGGCATTACGCGATCCGGGTTGAACGATGCATTCGCGCGCGGCGTGATCAGAGCTCTGCAACAGACGATGCCGCAGCTGATGGATGTCACCGGCCGCGTCACGATCAGGATTCTACTATCGGAATCAGGCAATGTCGTCGAAGTGAGGTTGCTGTCCGGCGCAAAAAATTCGAGCCTCAATCAGGATGTCGTTTTCGCGGCTCAGCAGACAAGTTACCCGATCCCTCCGGCAGGCTCTAATTTGGCCGACCGGACGTTCTTGGTGACGTACATATACGATTGA
- a CDS encoding DUF72 domain-containing protein, with amino-acid sequence MPRRHSDLMHPPEKSGKSAKSGKIRAGIGGWTFEPWRGVFYPDNLAQAKELSYASRHLPVIEVNGTYYSTQKPPTFARWASETPDDFIFTLKGPRYATNRRELAGAGDSITRFLDSGIIELGDKLGPLLWQFAPTKKFDEADFAAFLELLPEKFDGRGLLHAIEVRHDSFSTPAFIDLARKKSVAVVFADHAKYPAIADVTGDFVYARLQTGKDDIPTAYPPKALDEWAARAKVWAEGGVPKDLPIVDVDAKIKRTARDTFVFFIHEGKVRAPHAAMAFMERITRPSRA; translated from the coding sequence ATGCCCCGCCGACACAGCGATCTCATGCACCCGCCAGAAAAAAGTGGCAAAAGCGCGAAAAGCGGCAAAATTCGAGCCGGCATTGGCGGCTGGACGTTCGAACCGTGGCGCGGCGTCTTTTATCCCGACAATCTCGCGCAGGCCAAAGAACTCAGCTACGCAAGCCGCCATCTGCCGGTGATCGAGGTCAACGGGACTTACTACAGCACGCAGAAGCCTCCGACTTTTGCTCGTTGGGCCTCGGAGACGCCGGACGACTTCATCTTCACGCTCAAGGGACCGCGCTATGCCACGAACAGGCGCGAGCTTGCGGGAGCCGGCGATTCAATTACGCGATTCCTAGACTCCGGCATCATCGAGCTGGGCGACAAGCTCGGTCCTCTACTCTGGCAGTTCGCACCGACGAAAAAATTCGACGAAGCCGACTTCGCCGCATTTCTCGAACTGCTTCCGGAAAAATTCGATGGACGGGGGCTGCTTCACGCCATCGAAGTGCGGCATGATTCGTTTTCGACGCCTGCGTTCATCGACCTCGCGCGGAAGAAGTCCGTGGCGGTCGTGTTTGCCGACCATGCGAAATATCCCGCCATTGCCGATGTGACGGGCGATTTCGTTTACGCGCGGCTACAGACGGGCAAGGACGATATTCCGACGGCCTATCCGCCCAAGGCGCTCGATGAATGGGCCGCGCGGGCAAAGGTCTGGGCTGAAGGCGGCGTGCCCAAAGACCTGCCGATCGTCGACGTAGACGCGAAAATAAAAAGGACAGCGCGCGACACTTTCGTGTTCTTCATCCACGAAGGCAAGGTTCGTGCGCCCCACGCGGCGATGGCTTTCATGGAACGGATTACGCGCCCGTCGCGCGCTTAA
- a CDS encoding peptidase M48, with amino-acid sequence MRRIGLLIITAAVAGLYSGMAQAQTIFDVEHARGNYRAGLVSEYDADLIRIWGAPSGQYPDSQIIDAHPLQQRTLRKQRVRVKRQNDN; translated from the coding sequence GTGAGGCGCATCGGTCTTCTTATAATCACAGCCGCGGTGGCAGGTCTCTATTCGGGTATGGCGCAGGCTCAGACGATCTTCGATGTTGAGCATGCGCGCGGCAACTACCGGGCCGGTCTCGTCAGCGAGTACGACGCCGACTTGATCCGGATATGGGGAGCGCCGAGCGGTCAATATCCGGATTCGCAGATCATCGATGCCCACCCACTTCAGCAGCGCACGCTTCGGAAACAACGCGTGCGCGTCAAACGCCAGAACGACAATTAA
- a CDS encoding thioesterase family protein — protein sequence MADISKLQIGLRGSASALVVEQRLAPAVGSGSAPVFASPMLIALMEAAAVDCIEAQLPEGHQSLGVHLDVTHSSPTPLGFNVTATATLKSIDGRKLTFDVIANDGIEQIGSGSHTRVVVDTARFMARLTAKSLQQT from the coding sequence ATGGCGGACATATCGAAATTACAGATCGGCTTGCGTGGATCGGCAAGCGCACTCGTGGTCGAGCAACGTCTCGCTCCCGCTGTCGGCAGCGGCAGCGCGCCGGTGTTTGCCAGCCCTATGCTCATTGCATTGATGGAAGCGGCGGCGGTCGATTGCATCGAGGCGCAATTGCCTGAAGGACATCAAAGCCTCGGCGTGCATCTCGATGTGACACACTCCTCGCCGACGCCGCTCGGTTTTAACGTCACGGCGACCGCAACGCTCAAATCCATCGATGGCCGCAAATTGACGTTCGACGTCATCGCAAATGACGGTATCGAACAGATCGGGTCGGGCTCTCACACCCGCGTCGTAGTTGATACGGCGCGTTTCATGGCTCGCCTAACCGCCAAATCTCTGCAACAGACCTAA
- a CDS encoding EipA family protein, whose product MRPSLFSAAAILLLVVGHPAEAADCTANDFAEAVDQSAASLRALTLDAQPKIQDRLRRYKAAKKLSNENYEETALDAVRDSTLDDLDKKSADLLLTVDSLGRVPDGAVPDCSKLAQVKTAAAELNKVIKTKSDYMIRRLDEKIAEAERQGPTTKPEAATQSADTEKPAKPATAPPKRIETAPHSVKPPPASSTWTADTKPDDAYKRPSLAMREQGGNVMPPPMQQDGYSIDEIREATRGFFGTISTNLASVIEHAFKEMGRPTAYVLGTEGGGAFFAGLRFGKGTLYMRNERDVREVYWHGPSVGTDLGASGSRTLFLIYRMRSSDDLYRNFTGIDGSAYFVGGVGLTLLKGGPVIMAPIRSGVGMRLGANLGYVRFTPQPTWNPF is encoded by the coding sequence ATGCGACCGAGTCTTTTCTCTGCCGCGGCCATCCTCTTACTCGTCGTCGGACACCCCGCCGAAGCTGCCGACTGCACGGCGAACGATTTTGCGGAGGCTGTCGACCAATCCGCAGCAAGCCTGCGCGCCTTGACGCTTGATGCTCAACCCAAAATTCAAGACCGCCTTCGCCGATATAAGGCGGCGAAGAAGCTTTCCAACGAAAACTACGAGGAGACCGCACTTGACGCGGTCAGAGATTCAACGCTCGACGATCTCGATAAGAAAAGTGCCGATCTGCTGCTGACCGTCGACTCCCTCGGCCGGGTTCCCGATGGCGCGGTGCCCGACTGCTCCAAGCTCGCGCAGGTGAAGACGGCGGCGGCGGAACTCAATAAGGTCATCAAGACAAAGTCGGATTACATGATACGGCGCCTCGACGAGAAAATTGCCGAAGCAGAGCGCCAAGGACCGACGACGAAGCCTGAGGCAGCCACACAATCTGCCGATACGGAGAAACCCGCAAAGCCAGCAACCGCACCTCCTAAACGCATTGAAACCGCCCCGCATTCGGTAAAGCCTCCTCCGGCTTCGTCAACGTGGACAGCCGATACGAAACCCGACGATGCCTACAAAAGGCCGAGCCTCGCGATGCGCGAGCAAGGCGGCAATGTCATGCCTCCGCCCATGCAGCAGGACGGGTATTCGATCGACGAGATCCGCGAGGCGACGCGTGGATTCTTCGGCACGATTTCGACCAATCTCGCGAGCGTCATCGAGCACGCCTTCAAGGAAATGGGGCGCCCAACCGCGTATGTGCTCGGGACTGAGGGTGGCGGCGCATTCTTCGCCGGCCTTCGCTTCGGAAAGGGCACGCTTTACATGCGAAACGAGCGAGACGTGCGCGAGGTCTATTGGCACGGCCCGTCCGTCGGCACCGATTTGGGCGCTTCGGGATCGCGGACCCTGTTCCTCATCTACCGTATGAGGAGTTCCGACGACCTCTACCGCAACTTCACAGGTATCGACGGATCCGCCTACTTTGTCGGCGGTGTCGGCCTGACGCTGCTCAAAGGCGGACCCGTGATCATGGCACCGATCCGGTCTGGCGTCGGCATGCGGCTCGGCGCCAACCTCGGCTACGTTCGCTTCACACCGCAGCCGACATGGAATCCATTCTGA
- a CDS encoding L,D-transpeptidase encodes MLRARILAALLFAVLPAVPVAAQDVETSEKTVGAMDASATPAAEQGAAKSEAPAEPAVKPKPLPPTLTASIDLTRQKMTVKVDGETRYSWPISSGVAAYATPTGNFRPQWTAKMWYSRKYDMAPMPNAVFINGGVAVHGTYHTKYLGSPASHGCIRLAPGNAATFYNLVQRHGLGRTRVSIHGRPNWRGGAEIASRNEDRKSRYADSQASWFWGDSGYDSAYDPSFTRKKARKGYVYVDGKLMKAYRRKNGEYVYRPVRRRAYSGYASGY; translated from the coding sequence ATGTTGCGTGCACGTATATTGGCAGCGTTGCTATTCGCTGTTTTGCCGGCCGTTCCTGTTGCAGCTCAGGACGTCGAAACAAGCGAAAAGACCGTTGGCGCCATGGACGCATCCGCTACGCCGGCGGCGGAACAAGGCGCGGCGAAATCGGAAGCCCCGGCTGAACCTGCGGTGAAGCCGAAGCCGTTACCGCCGACGCTCACGGCTTCGATCGATCTCACGCGCCAGAAAATGACGGTCAAGGTCGACGGCGAGACCCGCTACAGCTGGCCTATATCGTCCGGTGTTGCTGCGTACGCAACGCCGACAGGCAATTTCCGTCCGCAGTGGACGGCAAAGATGTGGTATTCGCGCAAATACGATATGGCGCCGATGCCAAATGCCGTATTCATCAACGGCGGCGTCGCCGTGCATGGGACCTATCACACGAAGTACCTCGGCAGTCCAGCTTCGCACGGTTGCATTCGACTTGCACCGGGGAATGCCGCGACCTTTTACAATCTCGTGCAGCGGCACGGCCTCGGCAGGACACGTGTCAGCATCCACGGCCGCCCGAATTGGAGAGGCGGCGCCGAGATTGCCAGCCGCAATGAAGATCGCAAGTCAAGATACGCCGACAGCCAGGCTAGCTGGTTCTGGGGCGATAGCGGGTATGACTCTGCTTATGATCCAAGCTTTACGCGCAAGAAAGCTCGCAAGGGCTACGTTTATGTAGATGGCAAGCTGATGAAGGCTTATCGTCGCAAGAACGGCGAATATGTCTATCGGCCGGTGCGGCGACGCGCATACTCGGGTTATGCCAGCGGCTACTGA
- a CDS encoding tetratricopeptide repeat protein — translation MLRPTRLAQILVASAVTAGGAIAAEGVPQPSAAEQGAAEMVRGDVATAVAAYTEALRDTGLANDRRATILNDRAVASARLGQTKLALEDYNRAVELFPEYPVAYNNRGNLLVAVGQLDEAMKDFDRALVLAPGYAAAYSNRANAEMRLGKPDVAIRDFTKSIELMPASAPPLSGRGLAYLATDKPHAAIRDFSRAVSADARFASAYRNRAEARMTIGQRDEAIEDLSRAVAFDVNNTELYVVRGYAYLLNGNTASALKDFSHAIELDGKSSAAFEGRGLANSLAEAPDDAYADLNRAIELDPRSPVAYAFRAVVYKQNNQPDIGARDVETAIKLDPNSPEALWARGEIAEASGHADTAIADLRHVLQLKPSWQFAADALKRLGAPVDDGDDKPQPALDIPKWHVVLHGKTYFAVSDDYGQIRVPLEMIGEGLPKLLEWEVKAPPYASYGILRFSGGSVAGKNGPEDTELAAIVDIAAAKVIAIQPNKQGARVATWTWDGDHLQVASVDGVTDEYQLRPIAVAVVGAGAQRRYDAGQGGQGLAPWDSPFGAPQSSRDSRQRRYAKPKSIFDLLFGN, via the coding sequence ATGCTGCGGCCTACACGCCTCGCGCAGATACTCGTTGCTTCAGCTGTCACCGCAGGCGGAGCGATAGCCGCCGAAGGCGTTCCGCAACCTTCGGCCGCCGAGCAGGGCGCCGCCGAGATGGTTCGCGGCGACGTTGCGACGGCGGTTGCGGCCTACACGGAAGCGCTGCGCGATACGGGGCTCGCCAATGACCGCCGAGCCACGATCCTGAATGATCGCGCGGTCGCCAGTGCCCGCCTTGGTCAAACCAAGCTCGCACTCGAAGACTACAATCGCGCCGTCGAGCTGTTTCCCGAGTATCCCGTCGCCTACAACAATCGCGGCAACCTGCTTGTTGCCGTTGGCCAGCTTGACGAAGCGATGAAGGATTTCGACCGTGCGCTCGTGCTCGCGCCCGGGTATGCAGCCGCCTATTCCAATCGCGCCAATGCCGAGATGAGGCTTGGAAAGCCGGATGTTGCAATTCGCGACTTCACGAAATCGATAGAGTTGATGCCGGCGAGCGCGCCGCCGTTGTCCGGCCGCGGCCTCGCATATCTGGCAACCGACAAACCTCATGCCGCCATTCGCGATTTTTCGCGTGCCGTCAGTGCCGACGCGCGGTTCGCTTCTGCCTACCGTAATCGCGCCGAGGCACGCATGACCATCGGCCAGCGGGATGAGGCTATCGAGGATTTGTCCCGCGCCGTCGCCTTTGATGTGAACAACACGGAACTTTATGTCGTTCGCGGTTACGCTTATTTGCTGAACGGAAATACCGCGTCTGCGCTCAAAGACTTTTCTCACGCAATTGAACTCGACGGAAAATCGAGCGCGGCATTCGAAGGCCGCGGCCTCGCCAACAGCCTCGCGGAAGCCCCCGATGATGCTTATGCGGATTTGAACCGTGCCATTGAACTCGATCCGCGTTCTCCGGTCGCCTATGCGTTCCGTGCTGTCGTCTACAAGCAGAACAACCAGCCGGATATCGGCGCCAGGGACGTCGAAACGGCGATCAAGCTCGATCCGAATTCTCCGGAGGCGCTATGGGCTCGCGGCGAGATTGCGGAGGCGAGTGGCCACGCCGATACCGCGATCGCCGATCTGAGGCATGTGCTGCAGTTGAAGCCGAGCTGGCAATTCGCAGCCGACGCTCTGAAACGATTGGGAGCGCCGGTTGATGATGGCGATGACAAACCGCAACCGGCGCTCGATATTCCCAAGTGGCATGTCGTTCTGCACGGCAAGACGTACTTTGCCGTGAGCGACGACTACGGTCAGATTCGCGTGCCGCTGGAAATGATCGGCGAGGGTTTGCCGAAGCTTCTTGAATGGGAGGTCAAGGCCCCGCCTTACGCGAGCTACGGTATCCTGCGCTTCTCAGGCGGTAGTGTTGCGGGCAAGAACGGTCCTGAAGATACCGAACTCGCGGCCATCGTCGACATTGCGGCTGCAAAGGTTATCGCGATTCAGCCAAATAAGCAGGGCGCGCGCGTGGCAACCTGGACGTGGGACGGCGATCACCTGCAAGTCGCGAGCGTTGACGGCGTGACCGACGAATACCAGCTCCGCCCCATTGCGGTGGCTGTAGTCGGAGCAGGCGCACAAAGGCGTTATGATGCTGGACAGGGCGGGCAGGGATTGGCGCCTTGGGATTCGCCGTTTGGCGCCCCTCAGTCATCTCGGGATTCTCGCCAGCGGCGCTACGCCAAGCCCAAATCGATTTTTGATCTTTTGTTCGGAAACTGA
- a CDS encoding thioesterase family protein gives MTLQVLVSETVLMNLWVRLLWLLLTAQRRGLLSLPRESSMLNFRVWPHDLDLSLHMNNGRYLTLMDLGRLDIMVRSGLWREVLRHKWTPIASAITIRFQRELRLFQKFRLDTKLLCWDASLVVMEQIFIVDGGPRDGQVAARALFKGGLYDRKERKFIEIARLMALLGVLETSPPATTEVEAFLHADDQLKQTGRV, from the coding sequence ATGACGCTGCAAGTTCTCGTTTCGGAGACCGTTCTGATGAACCTCTGGGTGAGGCTTTTGTGGCTCCTGCTGACGGCGCAACGGCGTGGGCTTCTGAGCCTGCCCCGCGAGTCGTCCATGCTGAATTTTCGCGTGTGGCCGCACGATCTCGATCTTTCGCTTCACATGAACAACGGCCGCTATCTCACGCTGATGGACCTCGGGCGTCTTGACATCATGGTCAGGTCGGGTCTCTGGCGCGAGGTGCTGCGCCATAAATGGACGCCGATTGCGAGCGCCATCACGATTCGCTTCCAGCGTGAGCTGCGTCTATTCCAGAAATTCCGGCTCGACACCAAGCTGCTCTGCTGGGACGCGAGCCTTGTTGTGATGGAGCAGATCTTCATCGTCGACGGAGGACCGCGCGACGGTCAGGTCGCTGCACGGGCTCTGTTCAAGGGCGGGCTTTACGATCGCAAGGAACGAAAATTCATCGAGATCGCGCGGCTGATGGCGCTTCTTGGCGTCTTAGAGACGAGCCCACCCGCGACCACCGAAGTCGAGGCGTTCCTGCATGCCGACGATCAGTTGAAGCAAACCGGGCGTGTTTAG
- a CDS encoding NAD(P)H-hydrate dehydratase, with amino-acid sequence MNELLSTSEMAEADRLAAAGSVPSLDLMENAGRAVAEAALKLAADLARPSARIAVLCGPGNNGGDGFVAARHLRDRGFDVRLFLLGERAALKGDAAEMARRWPLPIRPATPDALQSMNVVIDALFGAGLSRPLDGAAAELVDAVNASGLPVIAVDVPSGLNGTTGESAGPVIRACKTVTFFRKKPGHLLMPGRDLCGEVIVVPIGIPESVLQTLKPAVHENLTSLWLRSYPWPRDGGHKYDRGHAIVVSGPPQQTGATRLGARGALRVGAGLVTMVGSAASTAVNAAHVTAIMVRSVQGSGALAEFLQDVRRNAVLIGPGASVGPETAEDVLSILKSQAAVVLDADALTSFADGNKNPARSEAGMGFLARNGQSEISPAALFTAIKGRAAPVVMTPHDGEFKRLFGAVEGSKLDRARHAAEQSGAIVILKGTDTVIAEPGGRAAINANAPPWLATAGSGDVLAGFVLGLLAQRMPAFEAACAAVWLHGECASQFGIGLIAEDLPEMLPRILADLHSRAQH; translated from the coding sequence ATGAACGAGCTTTTGTCGACCTCGGAGATGGCTGAAGCCGACCGCCTGGCCGCGGCAGGAAGCGTCCCGAGCCTCGATCTGATGGAGAATGCGGGCCGCGCTGTCGCCGAGGCGGCGCTGAAGCTTGCCGCCGATCTGGCCCGACCGAGCGCTCGGATCGCCGTCCTCTGCGGACCTGGTAACAACGGCGGCGACGGTTTCGTTGCGGCCCGGCATTTGCGCGATCGAGGCTTCGACGTCCGCCTCTTTCTTCTTGGCGAGCGCGCAGCGTTGAAAGGCGATGCGGCGGAGATGGCGCGCCGCTGGCCGCTGCCGATCCGCCCCGCGACGCCGGACGCGCTGCAGAGCATGAATGTCGTGATCGATGCGCTGTTCGGCGCCGGACTGTCACGCCCGCTTGACGGTGCCGCTGCCGAATTGGTTGACGCCGTGAACGCGAGCGGCCTTCCGGTTATCGCCGTCGATGTTCCGAGCGGATTGAATGGAACGACGGGCGAAAGCGCCGGGCCGGTTATTCGGGCGTGCAAGACTGTCACGTTTTTCCGCAAGAAGCCGGGCCATCTGTTGATGCCCGGGCGCGATCTTTGCGGCGAGGTAATCGTCGTACCGATCGGTATTCCCGAGTCCGTGCTTCAGACACTGAAGCCTGCCGTCCACGAAAATCTAACCTCTCTCTGGCTCCGGTCATATCCCTGGCCGCGGGATGGGGGACACAAGTACGATCGTGGCCATGCCATCGTCGTCTCGGGACCGCCGCAACAGACGGGCGCGACGCGACTTGGTGCACGTGGGGCGCTGCGCGTCGGTGCCGGACTTGTGACGATGGTCGGAAGCGCTGCGTCGACGGCTGTCAATGCCGCGCATGTCACGGCCATCATGGTCCGAAGTGTTCAGGGCAGCGGAGCGCTCGCTGAGTTCCTCCAGGATGTTCGCAGGAATGCGGTGCTCATCGGCCCTGGAGCATCGGTCGGCCCCGAAACCGCCGAAGACGTGCTCTCGATATTGAAATCGCAGGCGGCCGTCGTGCTCGACGCCGATGCGCTGACATCGTTTGCCGACGGCAATAAAAATCCTGCCCGTTCGGAAGCCGGAATGGGCTTCCTGGCCCGAAACGGCCAAAGCGAAATAAGCCCCGCCGCATTGTTTACAGCTATAAAGGGTCGCGCCGCCCCGGTCGTGATGACGCCGCATGACGGAGAGTTCAAGCGCCTCTTCGGTGCGGTGGAAGGCTCGAAACTTGACCGTGCACGGCACGCCGCCGAGCAATCCGGTGCGATCGTAATCCTCAAAGGCACCGACACGGTGATAGCTGAACCGGGCGGCCGCGCGGCGATCAACGCCAATGCTCCCCCTTGGCTCGCAACGGCCGGATCGGGCGACGTGCTTGCTGGCTTCGTCCTCGGTCTTCTGGCACAGCGCATGCCGGCTTTCGAAGCCGCGTGCGCAGCGGTTTGGCTGCATGGCGAATGCGCCAGCCAGTTCGGCATTGGTCTGATCGCCGAGGACTTGCCCGAAATGCTGCCGCGCATTCTCGCCGATCTTCACAGCCGGGCGCAGCACTAA